Proteins encoded by one window of Anopheles maculipalpis chromosome 2RL, idAnoMacuDA_375_x, whole genome shotgun sequence:
- the LOC126567312 gene encoding uncharacterized protein LOC126567312, whose protein sequence is MAVQNNNGMVFLETALLNIVDDYGVRHEARALLDSGSMSNFISEPLARKLLGTPRNKVNVSVSSIGNKVQQVKGSIVATVASRNHTHACQLELLVVDPPFFQIPTAPIDASSWKIPDLPLADPLFHVPGKIDVIIGGDTYWELHSGKKRSLGKGKPWLVETPFGWVVAGNASSGISHDSHLCHLASSSTSSLDSIMERFWEIETIGGDPALSAEEDACEKHFVSTTTRDTSGRYVVRLPQTFNPSIVLGASKAIADRRLLAVERRLMCNPTMKEEYTKFMKEYEQLGHMKRLTDPVDDSGEHYYLPHHAVVKETSTTTKVRVVFDASCKSASGYSLNDKLLVGPVIQDDLFTIIVRFRSHAIALSADVEKMYRQIRHDDDDQRYLRIRYRYNPTEPIQTFQLQTVTYGTASAPFLATRTLKQIAYDHQIQFPKAVTAVLHDFYVDDLLTGTEDVADAIEMRSQITGMLNSAGFSLKKWASNAPEALKGVPSEDLAVLPTHEWQDPQSVSTLGLVWEPAVDMLRFRIDLPPASTSNHHHC, encoded by the exons ATGGCAGTGCAAAACAATAACGGTATGGTGTTTTTGGAAACCGCGTTACTGAACATCGTGGACGATTATGGTGTGAGACATGAGGCACGGGCGCTCCTCGACTCCGGCTCCATGTCGAATTTCATCTCCGAGCCGCTAGCTCGGAAGCTGCTTGGGACACCTCGAAACAAGGTGAACGTGTCGGTCTCGAGCATCGGGAACAAAGTGCAACAGGTGAAGGGTTCAATCGTTGCAACCGTGGCATCTAGGAACCACACGCATGCTTGTCAACTCGAGTTGCTCGTTGTTGACCCTCCATTCTTCCAAATTCCAACGGCACCTATCGATGCGTCGTCGTGGAAAATCCCTGACTTGCCACTCGCGGATCCTTTGTTCCATGTGCCTGGCAAGATCGATGTCATAATTGGTGGAGACACGTATTGGGAGCTCCATTCTGGTAAGAAACGTTCCCTCGGCAAAGGGAAACCTTGGCTTGTAGAGACGCCATTTGGTTGGGTTGTTGCTGGCAATGCATCATCAGGCATTTCGCATGATTCGCATTTGTGCCACCTGGCTAGCAGCAGTACATCTTCGCTGGATTCGATTATGGAACGATTCTGGGAAATCGAGACGATTGGCGGTGATCCAGCATTGTCAGCGGAAGAAGATGCTTGCGAGAAGCATTTCGTGTCCACTACAACAAGAGATACATCGGGCAGGTATGTTGTACGTTTACCGCAGACTTTTAATCCAAGTATCGTTTTAGGAGCGTCCAAGGCGATCGCGGATCGTCGGCTCCTAGCAGTAGAACGTCGATTGATGTGCAACCCTACAATGAAGGAAGAGTACACCAAATTCATGAAGGAGTACGAACAGCTCGGCCACATGAAACGTCTTACCGATCCAGTCGATGATTCCGGCGAGCACTACTATCTTCCTCATCACGCGGTGGTAAAGGAAACGAGCACAACCACAAAGGTGCGAGTAGTATTCGATGCATCATGCAAATCGGCTTCTGGATACTCTTTGAACGACAAACTGTTGGTTGGGCCTGTGATTCAGGACGATCTGTTCACAATAATCGTTCGATTTCGATCACATGCGATAGCACTATCAGCAGATGTCGAAAAAATGTACCGCCAAATTCGCcatgatgacgacgaccaaAGATACCTTCGTATTCGGTACAGATACAATCCCACAGAGCCTATTCAAACCTTCCAATTACAAACGGTAACCTATGGCACCGCATCCGCACCATTTCTGGCAACCCGAACCTtaaaacaaattgcatacGATCATCAAATACAGTTTCCAAAGGCAGTGACTGCAGTTCTTCATGATTTCTACGTAGATGACTTGCTAACGGGAACAGAAGACGTAGCCGATGCAATCGAGATGCGAAGCCAGATCACGGGAATGCTTAACTCGGCAGGCTTCTCATTAAAAAAGTGGGCATCCAACGCACCGGAAGCACTGAAAGGTGTCCCATCAGAAGATTTGGCAGTTCTTCCAACACACGAATGGCAAGATCCACAATCTGTATCAACACTGGGACTCGTGTGGGAGCCAGCAGTTGACATGCTTCGGTTCCGTATTGATCTGCCACCTGCATCAACG tccaaccatcatcattgctAA
- the LOC126567313 gene encoding uncharacterized protein LOC126567313: MRKIVVLAGIIDWIGLHINRRSTARSRRSAIALDAPKTILGLKVCGKRTTYLPDVSLVVVDTKCFSQASSSADNAGSPPIVSISQNRSIIESSEDKLLNPPPEYAEAYDDADDKYGTNNPTYTV; encoded by the exons ATGAGGAAGATAGTAGTGCTCGCCGGAATCATCGACTGGATCG GGTTGCACATCAATCGACGTTCTACTGCTAGGAGCCGACGATCCGCGATCGCCTTGGACGCTCCTAAAACGATACTTGGATTAAAAGTCTGCGGTAAACGTACAACATACCTGCCCGATGTATCTCTTGTTGTAGTGGACACGAAATGCTTCTCGCAAGCATCTTCTTCCGCTGACAATGCTGGATCACCGCCAATCGTCTCGATTTCCCAGAATCGTTCCATAATCGAATCCAGCGAAGAT AAACTGTTGAATCCACCGCCGGAATATGCAGAAGCGTATGATGACGCTGACGACAAGTACGGCACGAATAATCCGACTTACACTGTTTAA